Proteins encoded by one window of Gemmatimonadaceae bacterium:
- a CDS encoding lysophospholipid acyltransferase family protein, with protein MTGPASPADVANDAMAAKRARKVRWAARAGYWAVQLLARTWRIELRGEANWPMRNGVRLPVVVAVWHGLMLTPIWTQRHRGIMALASEHGDGEIIARILERLGYAPPARGSSSRGGVRGLLTLVAALREGRSVAFTPDGPRGPARVPQAGLFVAAHRAGTVIVPMSMHPARAWHLRSWDRYAIPKPFARVVVTIGEPFTPRFDGDMLAAGEIERFVAAMDATEAMARA; from the coding sequence GTGACCGGACCCGCGTCGCCGGCGGACGTCGCGAACGACGCCATGGCGGCGAAGCGCGCACGCAAGGTGCGCTGGGCCGCACGCGCCGGCTATTGGGCCGTCCAACTGCTCGCCCGCACGTGGCGCATCGAGCTCCGCGGCGAGGCGAACTGGCCCATGCGGAATGGCGTGCGGCTTCCCGTGGTGGTCGCCGTCTGGCACGGACTGATGCTCACGCCCATCTGGACCCAGCGGCATCGCGGCATCATGGCGCTCGCCAGCGAGCACGGCGACGGTGAGATCATCGCGCGCATCCTCGAACGGCTCGGCTACGCGCCGCCGGCGCGCGGTTCGTCGTCGCGCGGCGGGGTGCGCGGCCTCCTGACGCTGGTGGCGGCGTTGCGCGAGGGCCGGTCGGTGGCCTTCACCCCCGACGGCCCGCGCGGCCCGGCGCGCGTGCCGCAGGCCGGACTGTTCGTCGCCGCGCACCGCGCGGGCACGGTGATCGTGCCGATGTCCATGCATCCCGCGCGGGCGTGGCACCTGAGAAGCTGGGACCGGTACGCGATTCCCAAGCCGTTCGCCCGCGTGGTGGTCACCATTGGCGAACCCTTCACGCCGCGCTTCGACGGTGACATGCTCGCCGCGGGCGAGATCGAGCGATTCGTGGCGGCGATGGATGCCACGGAGGCGATGGCCCGTGCGTGA
- a CDS encoding tetraacyldisaccharide 4'-kinase, with product MRDAFIRLVWYGDGFAALLARAVLTPVEWLYGAASLLVGAQRARQAVRTGVPTVSIGNLTVGGTGKTPIAAWVAAQLARRGRVPALLLRGYGADEQIVHEQLNPRVPVLAHPVRRASATRAVTQGATALVLDDAFQHRQLARDADVVLVSADLWHDLPVRLLPVGPFREPLFALRRASLLIVTRKAASPERAEQLATLLRAAAPALPVAIAHLAPGQLRRWGGEAEEPSAAVHGQHILAVSGIGAPGAFEAQLRALGADVEAVSFGDHHAYTPADASALAARAMRCHRVVCTLKDAVKLGPIWPADAPGLWYLSQSVVFERGASDVHALLDRLAAR from the coding sequence GTGCGTGACGCGTTCATTCGCCTGGTGTGGTACGGCGACGGCTTCGCGGCGCTGCTCGCTCGCGCCGTGCTGACGCCCGTGGAGTGGCTCTACGGCGCGGCGAGCCTGCTGGTGGGTGCGCAGCGCGCGCGTCAGGCCGTGCGCACCGGCGTCCCCACGGTGTCCATTGGCAACCTCACCGTCGGTGGTACCGGCAAGACGCCGATCGCGGCGTGGGTGGCCGCGCAACTGGCGCGGCGCGGACGCGTCCCCGCGCTGCTGCTGCGCGGCTACGGGGCGGACGAACAGATCGTGCACGAGCAGCTGAATCCCCGCGTGCCAGTGCTCGCGCATCCCGTGCGACGCGCATCGGCCACGCGGGCCGTCACGCAGGGTGCCACCGCGCTCGTGCTGGACGACGCCTTCCAGCATCGCCAGTTGGCGCGTGACGCGGACGTGGTGCTGGTCAGCGCCGACCTGTGGCACGACCTGCCGGTGCGCCTGCTCCCAGTTGGCCCATTCCGGGAGCCGCTCTTTGCGCTGCGCCGTGCCTCGCTCCTCATTGTCACGCGCAAGGCGGCGTCGCCCGAACGCGCCGAGCAGCTGGCCACCCTCCTGCGCGCGGCCGCCCCGGCGCTCCCCGTCGCGATCGCGCATCTTGCGCCCGGCCAGTTGCGTCGGTGGGGGGGCGAAGCGGAAGAGCCGTCCGCGGCCGTCCACGGGCAGCACATCCTGGCGGTGTCGGGCATCGGTGCCCCGGGCGCATTCGAGGCGCAGCTGCGCGCCCTCGGCGCCGACGTCGAGGCCGTCTCGTTCGGCGACCACCACGCGTACACCCCGGCGGATGCGAGCGCGCTCGCGGCACGGGCGATGCGGTGTCACCGCGTCGTCTGCACGCTCAAGGATGCCGTGAAGCTTGGTCCCATCTGGCCCGCCGACGCGCCGGGGCTGTGGTATCTTTCCCAGTCAGTGGTCTTCGAGCGGGGTGCGTCGGACGTGCACGCGCTGCTCGATCGGCTGGCCGCCCGCTAG
- a CDS encoding Glu/Leu/Phe/Val dehydrogenase: protein MADLRLPTNAIVHPDKDRFLGLGEVNPFEAMMARFDRAAELLDLEPGLYKVLRNPEKTIIVSIPVLMDSGDVEVFTGIRCIYNTSRGPAKGGIRFDENVTVDEMKALAAWMTWKCAVVNIPFGGSKGGVICDPLKLSIGELERVTRRYTAGIIATLGPDSDVPAPEVNTNERVMAWLMDTYSMHVGHTVNAVTTGKPVAMGGSLGRREATGRGCMIATREALTHLGMSMKGARVVVQGFGNVGSVAAELLHAEGAKVVAISDRTGGWFSRKGLDVKHAIAFVQAHGTLEGYGVGERVTNEELLELDCDVLLPAALENVITTKNAANIKAKVICEGANGPTTAGADAILEDKGIFVIPDILANAGGVTVSYFEWVQNRSGYYWTAPVVNERLREIMVSAFHEVLQLSRQHKVNMRTASYMLSINRVATVHKLRGIYP from the coding sequence ATGGCCGATCTTCGACTTCCCACGAACGCCATCGTCCATCCGGACAAGGATCGCTTTCTCGGCCTGGGCGAGGTGAATCCCTTCGAGGCGATGATGGCGCGCTTCGATCGGGCCGCCGAGCTGCTCGATCTCGAGCCGGGGTTGTACAAGGTGCTGCGGAATCCCGAGAAGACGATCATCGTCTCGATTCCCGTGCTGATGGACAGCGGCGACGTCGAGGTGTTCACCGGCATCCGCTGCATCTACAACACGTCGCGCGGCCCCGCCAAGGGGGGCATTCGCTTCGACGAGAACGTGACGGTGGACGAGATGAAGGCCCTCGCCGCCTGGATGACGTGGAAGTGCGCGGTGGTCAACATCCCGTTCGGCGGCTCCAAGGGCGGCGTGATCTGCGACCCGCTCAAGCTGAGCATCGGCGAACTCGAGCGGGTCACGCGCCGCTACACGGCGGGGATCATCGCCACGCTCGGCCCCGACTCCGATGTCCCGGCGCCGGAGGTGAACACCAACGAGAGGGTGATGGCGTGGCTGATGGACACCTACAGCATGCACGTCGGCCACACGGTGAACGCCGTCACGACGGGCAAGCCGGTGGCGATGGGTGGCTCGCTGGGCCGTCGCGAGGCGACCGGACGCGGCTGCATGATCGCCACGCGGGAGGCGCTGACGCACCTCGGGATGTCCATGAAGGGGGCGCGCGTCGTGGTGCAGGGGTTCGGCAATGTGGGCTCCGTCGCCGCGGAGCTGCTGCACGCCGAAGGGGCCAAAGTCGTCGCGATCAGCGATCGCACCGGCGGCTGGTTCAGCAGGAAGGGCCTCGACGTGAAGCATGCCATCGCGTTCGTACAGGCGCACGGCACGCTCGAGGGCTACGGCGTCGGCGAGCGCGTGACGAACGAGGAACTGCTTGAACTCGACTGCGATGTGCTGCTGCCGGCGGCGCTGGAGAACGTGATCACGACGAAGAATGCCGCGAACATCAAGGCCAAGGTCATTTGCGAGGGCGCCAACGGGCCGACGACGGCCGGCGCCGACGCGATCCTCGAGGACAAGGGAATCTTCGTGATTCCGGACATCCTGGCCAACGCCGGCGGCGTGACGGTCTCGTACTTCGAGTGGGTGCAGAACCGGAGCGGCTACTACTGGACCGCGCCGGTGGTGAACGAGCGCCTGCGCGAGATCATGGTGAGTGCCTTCCACGAGGTGCTGCAGCTGTCGCGGCAGCACAAGGTGAACATGCGGACGGCCTCGTACATGCTGTCCATCAATCGCGTAGCCACGGTGCACAAGCTGCGCGGCATCTATCCCTAG
- a CDS encoding 23S rRNA (pseudouridine(1915)-N(3))-methyltransferase RlmH: MKVLVVSVGKPRNAGLAAAIGEYEARAARYWPLGHVEVREEPAKSAGADLVREREGERLTAKLPPAAVVACCDPGGKRLDSAAFAAWLQGHREGGRDVAFVIGGAFGLAPALLKRAALRLELAPWTLPHELARLVLAEQLYRAGTIVRREPYHK; this comes from the coding sequence GTGAAGGTCCTGGTGGTCTCGGTTGGCAAGCCACGCAACGCGGGTCTCGCGGCTGCCATCGGCGAATACGAGGCACGCGCCGCGCGCTACTGGCCGCTGGGGCACGTAGAGGTGCGCGAGGAGCCGGCGAAGTCGGCGGGCGCCGACCTCGTGCGCGAGCGGGAGGGGGAGCGATTGACCGCCAAGCTCCCGCCGGCGGCGGTGGTGGCCTGCTGTGATCCCGGCGGCAAGCGACTAGATTCGGCCGCCTTTGCCGCGTGGCTGCAGGGGCATCGCGAGGGAGGGCGAGACGTGGCCTTCGTGATCGGCGGGGCCTTTGGCCTCGCGCCGGCGCTGCTGAAGCGTGCGGCCCTGCGGCTGGAACTCGCGCCGTGGACCCTGCCGCACGAGCTCGCGCGCCTGGTGCTGGCGGAGCAGCTGTACCGGGCGGGGACCATCGTGCGCCGCGAGCCCTACCACAAGTGA
- the bshC gene encoding bacillithiol biosynthesis BshC, which translates to MTPPRVVAEPVGGGPLARAAVEGRTPSGWYAPRPKGATAWREHAERVRDEFNTDWFASLAPAFNASGAAARRLESVAQGRGVVVTTGQQPGLFGGPGYTWLKALSARALADKIEQETGIPAAPVFWAATDDADFVEASWTAVAFDDEVRRLRIERLGFDGQVMAAQPLGDVSRQFDDLAASAGSAPHLDLLEHARRAYHPEATVGGAYVALLRALFEPMGIAVLDAWHPAVRDAARPTLVEALRRAAVVDESVSLRSVAIERAGFRAQVARVPKLSLVFRVSSNGVKERIPMAQAGDVALQPQLVLSANVLLRPVVERAILPTIGYFGGPGEVAYFAQVGAVAEALGTSVPLVLPRWSATIVEPVIDRMLGRLGMTFDDIKPPHQAERRLGDRAMPAFLRDTLEALRHDVDARLNALRDNAEGAAMVHAQAIEGARHQLKFRVDRLERRYRAAVLKAETAAMRDLGSVRAALMPEGLRQERVLNPLPVVARHGDTLMEQLRAGAALHATQLLGGA; encoded by the coding sequence GTGACGCCGCCGCGTGTCGTTGCCGAACCCGTGGGCGGCGGCCCGTTGGCACGCGCCGCCGTCGAAGGGCGCACGCCGTCGGGCTGGTATGCGCCGCGTCCCAAGGGGGCGACTGCCTGGCGCGAGCACGCCGAGCGCGTTCGCGATGAGTTCAACACCGACTGGTTTGCCTCGCTTGCCCCGGCTTTCAACGCCAGTGGTGCGGCGGCGCGCCGCCTCGAATCCGTCGCGCAGGGTCGCGGTGTCGTGGTCACGACCGGCCAGCAGCCGGGATTGTTCGGCGGCCCCGGATACACGTGGCTGAAGGCGCTCAGCGCACGCGCGCTGGCCGACAAGATCGAGCAGGAGACGGGCATCCCGGCCGCCCCCGTCTTCTGGGCCGCCACCGATGACGCTGATTTCGTCGAAGCGAGCTGGACGGCGGTCGCGTTTGACGACGAAGTCCGCCGCCTACGCATCGAACGGTTGGGCTTCGATGGGCAGGTCATGGCGGCGCAGCCGCTGGGTGACGTGAGCCGGCAGTTCGACGACCTCGCGGCGTCGGCGGGCTCGGCGCCGCACCTCGACCTGCTCGAGCATGCCCGGCGCGCCTACCATCCGGAGGCGACGGTCGGCGGCGCGTACGTGGCGCTGCTGCGCGCGCTCTTCGAGCCAATGGGGATTGCCGTGCTCGACGCCTGGCACCCGGCCGTGCGCGACGCGGCCCGCCCGACGCTGGTGGAAGCGCTGCGGCGGGCGGCCGTGGTGGACGAGTCGGTCTCGCTGCGCAGCGTGGCCATTGAACGCGCCGGTTTCCGTGCGCAGGTGGCGCGCGTGCCCAAGCTGTCGCTCGTCTTCCGCGTCTCTTCGAATGGCGTCAAGGAACGCATCCCGATGGCGCAGGCGGGCGACGTAGCGCTGCAGCCGCAGCTGGTGCTCTCGGCCAACGTGCTGCTGCGCCCAGTGGTCGAGCGCGCCATCCTGCCGACCATCGGCTACTTCGGCGGTCCGGGGGAGGTGGCCTACTTCGCGCAGGTTGGCGCCGTGGCCGAGGCGCTGGGTACGTCGGTGCCGCTCGTGCTGCCGCGGTGGTCCGCCACGATCGTCGAACCGGTGATCGATCGCATGCTGGGCCGGCTCGGCATGACCTTCGACGACATCAAGCCGCCGCATCAGGCGGAACGGCGCCTGGGCGACCGTGCCATGCCCGCCTTCCTGCGCGATACACTCGAGGCGCTGCGCCACGACGTCGACGCGCGACTGAATGCCCTGCGCGATAACGCCGAAGGCGCGGCGATGGTGCATGCGCAAGCCATCGAAGGGGCGCGGCATCAGCTGAAGTTCCGCGTGGACCGGCTGGAGCGGCGGTATCGCGCGGCGGTGCTCAAGGCGGAGACGGCGGCCATGCGCGACCTCGGCAGCGTGCGCGCGGCGCTCATGCCCGAAGGACTGCGGCAGGAGCGGGTGCTCAATCCACTCCCGGTGGTCGCGCGGCACGGCGACACGCTGATGGAGCAGCTGCGCGCGGGCGCGGCCCTGCACGCCACGCAGCTGCTCGGCGGCGCGTGA
- the murJ gene encoding murein biosynthesis integral membrane protein MurJ, with amino-acid sequence MTEAPVRNAESRTARGAAFVAAGILLSRLFGLVRNRLLGHFLGTSDAGDAFNAAIRIPNILQNLFGEGVLSASFVPTYSRLLAEGNEEEAGRVAGAVGTLLALTSTVLVLLGIVLTPFAVALIAPGFEGEKRELTIRLVQVIFPGVGILVLSAWSLGVLNSHRRFFLPYASPVAMNVVMIGALLGYGPSLAGDAAGQARLAGVLAWASVVGSLAQLMVQVPTVLRVDRRLRARVDTSNGNVRTVLAQFAPVFVGRGVVQLSAYVDNVLASLVGAGAVAVLSYAQVITMLPVSLFGMAVSAAELPAMSGTVGTDDEIARILRRRLSDGLHRIAFYVIPSSMAFLAVGDIVGATLYQSGRFGRADVVWMWGVLAGSAVGLLAGTLGRLYASTWYALRNARTPLRFALLRVVLTLALGWGAALWLPGAIGIDARWGVAGLTVSAGVAAWVECLLLRRSLVPRLGDVGVDRPYQVKLWGAALAAAVVAWGVKLVLGVEHPLVLGFVALPLYGLTYLAATASLAIPEASAMAGRVRRLVSGR; translated from the coding sequence GTGACCGAGGCGCCCGTCCGGAACGCGGAATCGCGCACTGCGAGGGGCGCCGCCTTCGTCGCGGCGGGCATCCTGCTGAGCCGCCTCTTCGGCCTCGTTCGCAACCGGCTGCTCGGCCACTTCCTCGGCACGAGCGACGCCGGCGACGCGTTCAACGCCGCCATTCGCATCCCGAACATCCTGCAGAATCTCTTTGGCGAAGGCGTGCTCTCGGCGTCCTTCGTGCCGACGTATAGTCGACTGCTCGCGGAGGGCAACGAAGAGGAGGCCGGGCGCGTCGCGGGGGCGGTGGGCACGCTGCTGGCGCTTACGAGCACGGTGCTCGTGCTCCTCGGCATCGTGCTGACTCCGTTCGCCGTGGCGCTGATTGCGCCGGGGTTCGAGGGCGAGAAGCGCGAGCTGACCATCCGGCTGGTGCAGGTGATCTTCCCCGGGGTCGGCATCCTCGTGCTCTCGGCCTGGTCGCTCGGCGTGCTCAACTCGCACCGGCGATTTTTCCTGCCGTATGCGTCGCCGGTCGCGATGAACGTGGTGATGATCGGCGCGCTGCTGGGATACGGGCCGTCGCTGGCCGGTGACGCGGCGGGACAGGCGCGACTGGCCGGCGTGCTCGCGTGGGCGTCGGTCGTCGGCAGTCTGGCGCAGCTGATGGTGCAGGTGCCGACGGTGCTGCGGGTCGACCGGCGCCTGCGCGCGCGCGTTGACACATCGAACGGCAACGTGCGGACCGTGCTCGCGCAGTTCGCGCCGGTCTTCGTCGGGCGCGGCGTGGTGCAGCTCAGCGCCTACGTGGACAACGTGCTGGCCTCGCTCGTGGGCGCGGGAGCGGTCGCCGTGCTCTCGTACGCGCAGGTGATCACGATGCTTCCCGTCTCGCTCTTCGGCATGGCGGTGTCCGCCGCGGAGCTCCCGGCGATGTCGGGAACGGTGGGGACGGACGACGAGATTGCGCGCATCCTGCGTCGCCGGCTGTCGGACGGCCTGCATCGCATCGCGTTCTACGTGATTCCGTCGTCGATGGCGTTTCTCGCGGTGGGCGACATCGTCGGCGCGACGCTGTACCAGTCGGGACGGTTCGGGCGCGCCGACGTCGTCTGGATGTGGGGGGTGCTGGCCGGTTCCGCCGTGGGACTGCTGGCGGGGACGCTCGGGCGGCTCTACGCGTCCACGTGGTATGCGCTGCGCAACGCCCGCACGCCGCTGCGATTCGCCCTGTTGCGGGTGGTGCTCACGCTCGCCCTCGGGTGGGGCGCGGCCCTGTGGTTGCCGGGCGCGATTGGCATCGACGCCCGGTGGGGCGTGGCGGGGCTGACCGTGTCGGCCGGTGTTGCCGCGTGGGTGGAATGCCTGCTCCTGCGCCGCTCGCTCGTGCCGCGCCTTGGCGACGTCGGCGTGGACCGCCCGTACCAGGTGAAGCTCTGGGGGGCCGCGCTGGCGGCGGCCGTGGTGGCCTGGGGTGTGAAGCTCGTGCTTGGCGTCGAGCACCCGCTCGTGCTCGGCTTCGTGGCGCTCCCGCTGTACGGGCTGACGTACCTGGCGGCGACGGCGTCGCTGGCTATTCCCGAGGCATCGGCCATGGCCGGCCGCGTACGGCGGCTCGTGAGCGGGCGCTGA
- the uvrC gene encoding excinuclease ABC subunit UvrC — protein MRIVPDAISQKLPHLPDTPGVYLWKAADGTVLYVGKANRLRQRVRSYVATDHPAWSKTRVLMEHVADLETIVVPSEEHALILEHNLIKEHHPRFNVMLRDDKTYPYVKVTVQEPYPRVLVTRRVLDDGARYYGPFTDVGAMRHALNVVKRVFTVRSCRWNMPAEMPERACLDFHIRRCQGPCIGAQSHAEYRAMIDEVIAFLDGKPDEVMRRVRARMEAASANLDFERAAELRDALRHLEHFEEPTIIVDVEGNDRDVVGFARDGDDACVTLLKVRGGKLLARDQRFLEQAEGESDAAVLAAYLAGCYRVADRPAEVLLPFAPDDLDVLEPALRPTRVLIPQRGLKRELLDLAEKNARHLLEEFKLAEDETEERAGDPVYELGRALGLAKIPRSLVCFDNSTAQGKDNVGAIVWFENGRPRRSEYRSMRVKSVDEAHGPDDFASMREVVERYFRRRVDEGKPLPDLVVIDGGKGQLAAAHEALASLTLSALPLVSLAKREEEVFIFGRTESLHLSRRSPALRLLQQARDEAHRTAVGYNRKRRTMRTITSALLDIPGVGPTKRRELLRAFGSVDGVRAASVEQVAALKGFSAKSAAALLEALKSSAPNRPAERMPSVSGADEAADGPDLRANEPPNP, from the coding sequence ATGCGCATCGTCCCTGACGCCATCAGCCAGAAGCTGCCGCACCTCCCCGACACGCCCGGCGTGTACCTGTGGAAGGCGGCCGATGGCACCGTGCTGTACGTCGGCAAGGCCAACCGCCTCCGTCAGCGCGTCCGCAGCTACGTCGCCACCGACCACCCCGCGTGGTCCAAGACGCGGGTGCTGATGGAGCACGTGGCCGACCTCGAGACGATTGTCGTGCCCAGCGAGGAGCACGCGCTGATCCTCGAGCACAATCTCATCAAGGAGCATCACCCGCGGTTCAACGTGATGCTGCGCGACGACAAGACCTATCCGTACGTGAAGGTCACCGTGCAGGAGCCGTATCCGCGCGTGCTCGTGACGCGGCGGGTCCTCGACGACGGCGCCAGGTACTACGGGCCGTTCACCGACGTCGGGGCGATGCGCCACGCGCTCAACGTCGTGAAGCGCGTCTTCACCGTGCGGTCGTGCCGCTGGAACATGCCGGCCGAGATGCCGGAGCGCGCCTGTCTCGACTTCCACATCCGGCGCTGCCAGGGGCCGTGCATTGGGGCGCAGTCGCACGCCGAATATCGGGCGATGATCGACGAGGTGATCGCCTTCCTCGACGGCAAGCCCGACGAGGTGATGCGGCGCGTGCGCGCCCGCATGGAGGCGGCGTCGGCGAACCTCGACTTCGAGCGCGCCGCCGAACTGCGCGACGCCCTGCGGCACCTCGAGCACTTCGAGGAGCCGACAATCATCGTGGATGTCGAGGGCAACGACCGCGACGTCGTCGGCTTTGCGCGCGATGGCGACGATGCCTGTGTCACGCTGCTCAAGGTGCGCGGCGGCAAGCTGCTCGCGCGCGACCAGCGGTTTCTCGAACAGGCCGAGGGAGAGAGCGACGCCGCGGTGCTCGCCGCGTACCTCGCCGGATGCTACCGCGTCGCCGACCGGCCGGCCGAGGTGCTGCTGCCGTTCGCGCCGGACGATCTCGACGTGCTCGAGCCGGCGCTTCGTCCCACACGGGTGCTGATCCCGCAGCGGGGGCTCAAGCGCGAATTGCTCGACCTGGCGGAGAAGAACGCCCGCCACCTGCTGGAGGAGTTCAAGCTGGCCGAGGACGAGACCGAGGAGCGGGCGGGCGATCCCGTCTACGAACTCGGCCGGGCGCTGGGGCTGGCGAAGATCCCTCGGTCGCTGGTCTGCTTCGACAATTCCACCGCGCAGGGCAAGGACAATGTCGGGGCGATCGTCTGGTTCGAGAACGGGCGGCCGCGCCGTTCCGAGTACCGCAGCATGCGCGTGAAGTCGGTGGACGAGGCGCACGGCCCCGACGACTTTGCGTCGATGCGCGAGGTGGTGGAGCGCTACTTCCGCCGCCGCGTGGACGAAGGGAAGCCGCTCCCCGACCTGGTGGTCATCGATGGCGGCAAGGGGCAGCTGGCCGCGGCGCATGAGGCGCTCGCGTCGCTGACGCTGAGCGCGCTGCCACTCGTGTCGCTGGCCAAGCGCGAGGAGGAAGTGTTCATCTTCGGGCGGACGGAATCGCTGCACCTTTCGCGCCGGTCGCCGGCGCTGCGGCTGTTGCAGCAGGCGCGCGACGAGGCGCATCGCACGGCAGTCGGATACAACCGCAAACGCCGCACGATGCGGACGATCACGTCGGCGCTGCTCGACATCCCCGGCGTGGGGCCGACGAAGCGTCGCGAGCTGCTGCGCGCGTTCGGCAGCGTGGACGGCGTGCGCGCGGCGTCGGTGGAGCAGGTGGCCGCCCTGAAGGGATTCTCGGCCAAGTCCGCGGCCGCGCTGCTGGAGGCGCTCAAGTCATCGGCCCCAAACCGGCCGGCCGAGCGCATGCCGTCCGTGAGTGGTGCGGACGAGGCCGCGGACGGCCCCGATCTTCGAGCGAACGAGCCGCCCAATCCGTAG
- a CDS encoding threonine synthase: MSWTLHCTTGCGYTAPGNKLASLCPQCAQPLSVRYDVAPKRADIGAEWSLWRYAAALPIAAGEARVDRGEGMTPLVELPALAREIGVRRLWVKDEGQNPTASFKARGLMMAVTRAKALGLPGVCVPTAGNAGIALAGYAAAAGLPARIYAPRTTPPPILGSIRAFGVELELVDGHIGDAGKATTQFAKESGFFNVATVREPYRVEGMKTMGYEVAEQLGWELPDVIIYPTGGGEGTIGIWKAIGEMVEWGWLPTEIVKSRMIIAQASGCAPLVRAFHAGEDRAVPWENPETHASGLRVPGPFGDRWTLRTLRESHGDAEAVDEDAIRAGTFTLASRGGIDAAPEGGCALAAAAQLVKTGRLSPDASVVVFNTGSGASYRW; the protein is encoded by the coding sequence ATGTCCTGGACCCTGCATTGCACCACCGGCTGCGGCTATACAGCCCCCGGAAACAAGTTGGCTTCGCTCTGTCCGCAGTGTGCGCAACCCTTGTCCGTCCGCTACGACGTCGCGCCGAAGCGCGCGGACATCGGCGCGGAATGGTCGCTCTGGCGCTATGCCGCCGCGCTGCCGATCGCGGCCGGCGAGGCGCGCGTGGATCGCGGCGAGGGGATGACGCCGCTGGTCGAGCTCCCGGCACTGGCGCGCGAAATCGGGGTGCGACGGTTGTGGGTGAAGGACGAGGGGCAGAACCCCACGGCCAGTTTCAAGGCGCGCGGGCTCATGATGGCCGTGACGCGCGCCAAGGCGCTGGGGCTGCCCGGCGTGTGCGTCCCGACGGCGGGCAATGCGGGGATTGCGCTCGCCGGGTATGCGGCGGCCGCCGGACTCCCGGCGCGCATCTACGCCCCGCGCACCACGCCGCCGCCCATTCTCGGGAGCATTCGCGCCTTCGGCGTGGAACTCGAGCTCGTGGACGGACACATCGGCGACGCGGGGAAGGCCACGACGCAGTTTGCGAAGGAGAGCGGTTTCTTCAACGTCGCCACGGTGCGCGAACCGTATCGCGTGGAAGGCATGAAGACCATGGGGTACGAGGTCGCCGAGCAACTCGGCTGGGAGCTTCCCGACGTCATCATCTACCCGACGGGCGGCGGCGAGGGGACCATCGGCATCTGGAAGGCGATCGGCGAGATGGTCGAGTGGGGTTGGTTGCCCACGGAGATCGTGAAGTCGCGAATGATCATCGCACAGGCGTCGGGGTGCGCGCCGCTCGTGCGCGCGTTCCACGCCGGCGAGGACAGGGCCGTTCCGTGGGAGAATCCGGAGACGCACGCGAGCGGTCTGCGCGTTCCCGGCCCGTTCGGTGACCGCTGGACCCTGCGCACGCTGCGCGAGAGCCACGGCGACGCCGAAGCGGTGGACGAAGATGCGATTCGAGCGGGCACGTTCACGCTCGCGTCGCGCGGCGGCATCGATGCCGCGCCCGAGGGCGGCTGCGCGCTGGCGGCCGCGGCCCAGTTGGTGAAGACCGGCCGGCTCTCGCCCGACGCGAGCGTGGTCGTGTTCAACACGGGGTCGGGGGCGAGTTACCGCTGGTGA